Below is a genomic region from Triticum dicoccoides isolate Atlit2015 ecotype Zavitan chromosome 5A, WEW_v2.0, whole genome shotgun sequence.
ccatcatctcttatcaccagatcaatctgtttacacaatggagctgccctggttatcactcaacaagaatgaccatccaaggacagatcAATAGGTATCacatgatcaaaaaggattctagagacaacagggaggatccaacttgatacccacaggtgccttgattgctcaaaggcacacttattccagccacagttaatcatcatcgccctagcacgaACGCCAGCCACAGACAAAGCGAAATGGCGAGAATGCCCCCGGTGGGGCAGGCTATTTACGCGCGGTGGCACGGTCTAGGTGAAACTGTTCATTCCAGCAGTAACTATTTTTTATCCGATGGACAAGGTCGTTCCAGGGCTCGATCCGACGGCTCGGATCGCATCAAGCGCGCAGATCCAACGGCCAGGAGCCCAAATCGCTGAGGAGCTGGAAGGAGAGCTTCTATTCTTATCTCTGGATGGCCATGTCCCATACAGTAGCCAAAgcagaggagaaggaggaagatggagctcactgagggaggttgtagccgaggTAGTACTCACTGCACGCCGGGGTTGCGCGTGAACGCCGTCCAACCGGCAAGGAACCGCTTCCTACACCGCACATCCACCACGCGACCGCGTCGGAGTTGCGCCTTGCATCGTCCCGCCGACGAGCACGAACGCCACGGTCACATAATTCTCCTTGAAAACCACATATGCACACATGCTCTCATCTATTAGTATAGTTATACATAGAAATTGCTAGTTGCTTCAAACCAAAAAAACTTAATTCACGCATTCATTGCCCCTTTTCACACAGAATAATGCATCAAATCCTATGACTCAGAAGTTGTTGATCATAACAGGCCATGTCGCTCGTCTTGACACCAACGTGTGTTGTTAATGAGACCAAAAACTATATTAAACGACAATGGCCTATCTTTTCAGTGAACTAATTACCTAACCAGCAGTCATTTCAATTTATCAATTGAAGAATTCCCCAAACAGAAATTGAGGAGCAGGAGGAAGTTGGAGATCACCGAGGGAGGTTGTAGCCGAGCCAGTAATCAGTGGGCGCCGGGGTTGCGCCTGAACGCCATCCAGCCGGCGAGGAACCACTTCCCCGGACATCCACGCCGCTACATGAAGTGAAACTCTCCTGGCAAAGCAAAGTAAAATCTTATGACCAAATGTAATGAAAAATATAAATGAATTTCTTACCTACTGCATTTTGTGAACCAGAATAAGTGGGACCATATCTAGAGTATCATTCTCATGTTCGCCTTGGACAGAGGTTAATCGACGTGGTGTATTGAAACTCAGTACTCAATACTCCAGTTACATGTCAGTCCTAGACTCCTAGTGCTTGGTGATGCTCACGAATGAGGCAGGGATGTGGGCAGCACCGTCATGGCTCACATAGGCACAACCCACGTGCTACCTATGTTAAACACCGTGGAGGAGAAGTGGCAGATGTGACGCGCTAGCTGGACGGACATGGCGGCAGTGGGCAACAACTGTAGTACTAAAAGAAAATCAGCGTTGTTTAAGGTAGTAACAGCCACGGTCGAAAATAGTAAGTTTTGGTAATTATAACCCGACTACTTGTACACAATCAGACAAAATCTAGAAGGACCATCTAGCCAAACCATAAAAAGTATATATTCATGTTATCACCTGAAACCAAAGTTCCATGGAAGCATTCAGTTCAATGATAAACCATGCCATCTTGATTCATGCCTTGTAGGTATATGGAAAGGACCAAACAAGGATATCTCACAATTTAGCCCTCCCTTAGTGTGAGCCTCTCCTGCATATGCAGTTTTGAAATAAAGAAAATTAGACAAATGCACCTTTAAATATCGAGTTGTGCATAATTCttattgaaacaaaagaaataTACTTCGCGAGAAGTAAAATTAATTAGTTACATTCTGACATATGTAGCTAACAGGCATCGTTAAAACAATATATTTCTATAATGACCAAAAAGGGTATATGCATGTATGGAAACTATCAGGAAGGTGAGTTTAGAAATCGACAAAAGGAAATTCAAGCATATTTAATTTTAAAAGAAGAAAGAACAAAATCTGATATTTCTTTTGGAAGTGTGTGTATAACAGCAGTACACAAAGCTGTGAATTGGAAAATTAAGGATTATCAAGTAAACATAACACTGACTGCCATCATGAGCAAGGTCCATCTCTCTGGActcaaaaaaatataatgcaatcttggTAGCACAAATATACACGCAGAAAACAAAACATGTGTGGATCCTTCTATCAAAGGTTACAGAAAAAAGAATTTGAACTCACTATGTTACTTAGAAAATGTCTTGGTAAGACATATATACAATATTTATGAAGCCCTCTAGTTTGATAAGAAAAACAATGGAGGAGCCGAGATTTAGTGATCCTTTAGCATGGAACTAAATATGAAGGCATGGGTATGACATAGAAGCCCTTCTTCCACTATATGTTTATCCACTCGAGGGGAAATGAATCACTTACTTTATATGAGATAATTTCAGTACCAATAAAGTTCAGATAGACAAATTCAGCACCTAAATGATCATATATAAGTTCAGTTTGTTTAATGAACCTTTATATTGCACTTTTTATCCCTAGGTAAAATGAAACATCTGTAAAAAACCACAATAAAATTATATTAACCTAaggaactaaatcaaaataattaaccAAACATAAGAGTTCTAGGTATACGGCAGGACATATACTCTCTTCATTAGAcataagcaagcaatccaacaaatACAAACACAAGAATCGATCCCGCGAGGGGCGAATCCACTGGCCACGGGAGAGAAGGATGAGGAGATTGGGAGAAGGTGGGCCCCTGCAGCGATGGGGAGAGGGTGGGGGCGCGGTGGCGGTGGttgtggacgacggcgacgacgccgGGGAAGTGAGCATCGGGGGTCGGGCGGGCAGGACGAACGAGATGGCGACGGCGCAAGCGCCCACCACCGTCTGCTGCCCCTCCAGACTCGAGCACTCTGCTGGCGATCACGCTAGGAAAGGATGTCAAAGATGCAACCACTAATGGCTCGGCTCGTCTGCTTCGGCGGCTGACACTTCTCTTGCCTACTCCCGATGAGAGAGTGCAGCAACCATGAGGGCCCGTCCACCTGCAGAAGCAGCTTGTCCTCATCATGCAGGAATCAGAATAATAGGAGATGAAGAAACAAAGAAGAGATTCATGCCCACCCGGAATAGTCGGAGATCCACTCAAAACCAAGACCATATTAACCTAAGAGCCGCCTAAACGGGTAGTCATAGTTAAGAACATACATAGCAGAACAATTAATGATTGATGCCGCTAAATCAACAATCCAAAACTGTAGTTTTTTTTGATAGATGGCTGCTGGAAACACGCAAATACAAGCAGTGGTACTTCTAATGAAAGAAATACACATGATTCTCCTCAAATCAAATAGATAaggtttcttcttcttcccctaGTTAACAACAAGGGGCCAGCAAGCATTAAACATCACAATAGAAATCTGATTGGTTGCACACACATTCAAACTGAAACAAAACGGGTATTGATTAAAATTGAATGAGATTGCACAATAGCAATCACCACCAGGTTGTGTCCAGAACCACAATTGCAATAAAAATAAGATAGATGTGCAGGGGGTAGGAAGAGGGGGTGGAGTTCACCACGTCAGGGGGTAGGAGGAGGGAGGAGCCATGAGAGCTCGTGCCTCGTCcacctgcagcagcagcagctccaccGGCCCCTTCTTCCAGATCGGAGCAGCTGCACACAAAACAAACAAAGGAATCACAAGGAGGGGAGATTAAGAAACCGACAAGAGAGGGGATTTAGGGATCATGCGCACGCACCATAGTCGGAGACCCGTGGATGAGCTCGTCGGAGATGGCCTGCAGCTGGtgtagtgcgagggagatgaggAGAGAGGAGGATCTGATCTATGGCGCCATCGGTAGGGTTCCGGGCGGCGGTTGAGGTTGCAggggtggaaggaggaggaggaggactcatCAGCACGGCCCTGGCGGCGTTGTACGCCGCtccctgccgccaccgccgccgtgctcCTCGTCCTCCCTCCGCTGCCTGCTGCGCCGCCTTGGCCTGCCGCTgctgctccccgccgccgccaccgtcgtgcTCCTCGTCCTCCCTCCACTGCTGCTCGTCGTTGTTGGAAGGGGGCTCTGTTGCGGCGGATCTAGCCGCGGACGGCGCGGTTCGAGGCGGTAGGTGGCGGCAGCGGCGATGTGGGtgggaggaggggagaggaggcgtgCGGGAGGGGAAAGGAGGCGCGCGCGAGGGGAGCCGGCTAGGGTTTTTCCCACGGGAGCCACCCCTTTTATACCACCCCTCCGCGAAATGACCAAAATGCCCCGGTGGGGGCACTGTATTTACGTTCTGTTGGAATTGGAATTTTATCCAACGGCTGATGTTGATCAGGTAAATATCCAACGACCCACAAAGATTTGGATCGAGATCCGACGGTCTGTGTTGCGAGGAACTTTCGATCCGACGGCCGAGAGTCGCTAATCGCTGAGGAGCCTCCGGCATCCATCCGGTTCATATCTCTTGATTTGGATCAAGATCCGACGGTCTATGTTGCGAGGAACTTTCGATCCGACGGTCGAGAGTCGCTAATCACTGAGGAGCCTCCGACATCCATCCGGTTCATATCTCTTGATATGTCTAAAGTAGTGATCCAATAATCCAGCGCCTGGTATTTATCAGGGGAGTATGTAAACCAATACAAATCATATAAGTGTAGTACAAAGTAAGATATGGTTCAATAAAAACCATCAAAATTCTTGATAGATCGGGATTACAGCAAGCCATTTATATAGAAATGAATGCATCCCACAAGTTGAATTACCATTATTAATAATTAGTGTAAGTTGGTTACATAGCAAGGGACCAAAAACTAAGTAGCACATTACAGGACAGTCGAACATCACAAAATACAAAAAGCAAGGCGTTTATACAAAGGCTGGTGACAGTTAGATGGCAGTCTTGATAAGTACACAAAGTTAGAACCAATGGTGGAGCTCATCATGGCGAGTGATACCGCTGGAAGCATATGATTGCCAATTCCAACCACTCGGGTATCGCTTCGTCGAGAATCTCATCGGAGTCCATGACGACTATAACTATCGCTTGTCCAGAGAAGGGGTTGCATGGAGCAAATGGATCAAAGGGAAAGAATCACAGGTGATAAGTTTAGCTTGAGGAACCAACCTTTGGATATTTTCAACCGAGAGCAGTCTCGCACAAAGGTATCTCCTCTGGTGTCTCTGCTGAAAGCCCGACCCTGGGTGGCCTGAAGTGCACTTATCCTGTCCAAAAAACCAGTGGGCCTTCTTTGTGTGGCCTGGGTGGCCTGAAATTAATCACCGAAGGAATAAACCAATACAGAATATATGTTTGATCGTTCTGTAGCATGGCATGGTACATATTGGAATGACACGGAAGATCTTCGAACAGTATATGCAACACTTACACACATGCCTCTTAATTCCTATTCATCCGTAAAGGATACCATGTTGGATCTGTCATCTTCATCGCATTGAAACTGATGAAAGCATGCCGCCACAAGAATTAGGTAGAGAAATTAAGGGAATCAGAAAGTAAACTTgggtcagtgtcatctaaacatggGCATAATGCGATCTCATTACAGGATATAACGGCACGGATTTACTAATTATGACATTGGCTAATTCAACAATTCATTGGAAGTTGTTTCAGGCAGAACCACTCTAATCCATCAGGTATACCTATTTTTTAGGTTCCAACAAAGTTTGTAGGGTTACCTAACAGTAATACCATACCGAAATTGTTTGAAAAttaagagggagaaggag
It encodes:
- the LOC119300247 gene encoding uncharacterized protein LOC119300247, which produces MPEAPQRLATLGRRIESSSQHRPSDLDPNLCGSLDIYLINISRWIKFQFQQNVNTVPPPGHFGHFAEGWYKRGGSRGKNPSRLPSRAPPFPSRTPPLPSSHPHRRCRHLPPRTAPSAARSAATEPPSNNDEQQWREDEEHDGGGGGEQQRQAKAAQQAAEGGRGARRRWRQGAAYNAARAVLMSPPPPPSTPATSTAARNPTDGAIDQILLSPHLPRTTPAAGHLRRAHPRVSDYAAPIWKKGPVELLLLQVDEARALMAPPSSYPLTWWTGPHGCCTLSSGVGKRSVSRRSRRAEPLVVASLTSFPSVIASRVLESGGAADGGGRLRRRHLVRPARPTPDAHFPGVVAVVHNHRHRAPTLSPSLQGPTFSQSPHPSLPWPVDSPLAGSILVFVFVGLLAYV